The nucleotide sequence AGAGGATGGTGCCCCACTCGCCTCTTCCGTGGTTCCCGCTGCAGCTGAGGGTTGTGCCGGTTGCACAGGGGGGAAGGAAAAGGGAGTCCTCAAAATAATTCTCTTCAAAAGAGAAAATCAGACTACCCCTTGTCCTCGTAATCCaacctctcctcttcctcctccgtACTAAGCACGGAGAGCAAAGGGATGCATGCACAAAGCTGCTGTGGTAGGCAGCTTTACAGGAATGGATACCTGTGGGGTGACAGCCAAAGCAGGGCTAGCTGACATGAGGGGATCCTGGCCAGGCAGACTAGCTTGGCGTGCTAGCCTGCACCCAAAGGCTCTTGATGGTGAAGCGTGCACAGTGCTCATACGATCTGGGGTTGTCGATCACCGCTTGGGCATGTTTTAACCCAAGACATGCAGAGCAGACCTGGTGTGTGTCTTTGCATGAGATCTTATATCTGCAAGAGCAAAGTCATGAAGAGTCCCCCATGCTAGCCAAGGTATTCTGCATCACTGAAGTGCTAAGAAATTCCCATATGAGCTGGTGTGCAGAATGTTTGAATAAATCGAAAAACGGCATGGTGTCCTGTAAATCGATACAAAAAACGGCGATCCAGGCTTCTGTATTGAAGCAAGAAAAGGTTCTTGAATGACGTGATCATGCTGTGTCTCCCATTTTGTATTGGGAAGTGGAGCCTCCTCTTGAAACGAGCATCACTTCTGCCAGCCAACAGGGGTTGGTGCAATGTAATAGGGCTTCTGTGAGGCACCAAAATTTATGCTTGAAAGAGAAATTTCTTTGCAGAAAATCCTAGAATGGAACTTAGTTATTGACAGGTTGCAAGATAAAAGaagtaaaggtgctgtaagcattttcttttttttttcttcttttttttggaaAAGCAAAAAAGACACCCTtatagatattaatgaaataattttcctGAGATATATCTCACCATCTCTGTGACCGCTGTAGACTtcgtaaacaacaaacaaaaatgtgtcagcaGACATTGATGCttttgacctgtcaatcattttgctcgttctcatttgAAGAGGATCATTTATGTTAAGATTCATAATGTTttagggttttggaatgagggggcgtgaaagcttcagaatgctgaAATCGCTTGCAGCAACTTTAAATGCATGTCCACCTTtaactagaattttttttttttttttgacaactaCAGTGGTTTTTGCTGTGAATTATAGAGTGCAAAAGTTGGGTCCCAGATGTAAAAATCCCATTAGTTTTCTCCATagacaaattattacattttaaacaataacttaaaaacctttaaagacaggcttctgttgaagccatcaatcTGGGTTAGATATCGCAACTtagctctgcagtgaccgccgACTCGCATAATGCACTTTGAGTAGAATCGGTCTCCCTACAATCTCAACATACTTGTATATCTactaatattttgcaataaaatggaaatatattaaataagtttaagctttttttttttttccatcattgttaatttgattatttgatgGGATTGTAGTTTAGTCCATTAGCATTAAGtaaacagtcttgtacctttttcaAATACTTAGTTTGTCAAGCTTGTGATCTTGTGATTCAACTCAGAGATAGTTGATTTGGTTTATGgccaagacattttttttttatgaaatccctatgaagGAAATGAATGGGTAAAaaacttctggaaccaagacagctgaaaaagtgggtgggtacTGTTGCACACTATACAGAGAatcattaattatattttttcatatatatattagggctgtcgatttaacgcattaattcagtgcgatttaattttaccaaaaaataacacgttatttttggtaaaatataaaacaatattttataaaaaaaataacttttttataaaaaaataacttcccccggaccataataaggaagagtcctgagaaatgcaagcttgtagtaccacctgtttactcgtcaaattaaatttcagctgtatgagaaaCTCGCAgtatatacagtgaagaaaacacttttcCAGCTGACTGACAAattaacttgtgaaatggattgctgtgaactgtgtgccaatgattgacttatgatcaataatatgatagtaaacaatacattgtattctaaagccatttttttgtgttgtcttttttatatatatatatatatttatatatttaaagataactatgtataattatatattgatataaatatgtataatcattatatattgaattattgttctataaggggctttctcagcaaatatttgtatatgtatatattgtatatcgattgacagccctaatatatagtaataaacaGCAAAAAACTATTTACTATTTGGTATTATTGTGTAAAATATGGGACCTGAAGCAGAACTATTGTAGAATTactgctgtgttttttttttttttttttttacttccaagGTGAATCGAATCCATTTAATTGTTAAAGCTTTTTAATAcatgttgaatatatatatatatataatggtattAGTCAGCTTACTGATTAATTACTCTTAAATGACTTAAATTGGTGTGTGCCTTCTGTTTTGTACAAGTCTTTCAGTTTGAAGACTGAGAAGGAGACGTGTGCATCATGCGAAAAGACAGTTTATCCGATGGAGAGACTTGTGGCCAACAACCTCATCTTCCACACCGCATGTTTCTGCTGCAAGCACTGCAACGCCAAACTCAGGTTAGACACTTCCTTACCAGCACATGCTGGGAATGTATAGCAAACACGAGCAGTTAAATGTGTGTAGCAAACATACTATTAGACTGATCATTCATCTGTGAGTGTTGTGGTTTGTCAATCAAACCTAGTCTAGACTCACATGGCCAGAAATGTCACTATCAGCATACTATACTAGGAtaggcaggggtggaaagagtactgaaaaatcatactcaagtagaagtactattaattcccataaaatgtattgtgagtagagtaaaagtagctgtcctaaaaactactcaagtaagagtaaaagagtagcgcctttaaaagtactcatgagtagtgagtattgagtaaagagttgcaaaacctatgcccagttataatgaacactgtatgccaacttttaaaatacatcacttatctatgataaacactacattaatctgattccaaaaaataagagggagacatgataacagaaattaaaagattaaagttATTTtcatacactgatcaccattttaaatcataatgtatgaaacaattacattaaaatcagtttatgtgtagggtctaaatttcccttattGCAGACAGAGccttattgttgtgcataaaacatgttcaaacaatgcaaggaatgctaaataagcaggatcatttggcacgtcatgtcctgcacgatagaggaggtagagcaggcatgggaaaagttgtttggcacaggggctacatcacacttaaaaaggaataatatacccaaaaatacaattctctcatcatttactcaccctcatgccatcctggatgtgtatgaatttcttctgcagaacacaaattaagatttttagaagaatatctcagctattttggtccatacaatgaaagtgaatcggtgctaaaatattgaagctccacaaatcacataaatcagcataaaagtattctaaTTAAtttgcctccagtggtttaatccatgtcttcagaagcaatatgatagatgtggtgagaaacagatcaatatttaattcctttttttctattaattcttcctgctcagtcaatctctttTACTtaaactttaactttcactttcttcttgtgtttttggtgattcacattcttcatgcatattgccacctactgggcagagagaagaatttatagcaaaaaatattgatctgtttcacacccacacctgtcatattgatTCTgatgtcatggattaaaccattggagttatatgtattttatgctgcttttatgtgctatgtggagcttcaatattttgtcaccccttcacttacattaaatggacctaaagagctgaaatacaggtgaaactcgaaaaattagaatatcgtgcaaaagttcattaatttcagtaattcaacttaaaaggtgaaactaatatattatatagactcattacaagcaaagtaagatatttcaagcctttatttgatataatttttatgactatggcttacagcttatgaaaaccccaaattcagaatctcagaaaattagaatattgtgaaaaggttcagtattgtaggctcaaagtgtcacactctaatcagctaaacacctgcaaagggttcctgagcctttaaatggtctctcagtctggttcagttgaattcacaatcatggggaagactgctgacctgacagttgtgcagaaaaccatcattgacaccctccacaaggagggaaagcctcaaaaggtaattgcaaaggaagttggatgttctcaaagtgctgtatcaaagcacattaatagaaagttaagtggaagggaaaagtgtggaagaaaaaggtgcacaagcagcagggatgaccgtagcctggagaggattgtcaggaaaaggccattcaaatgtgtggggagcttcacaaggagtggactgaggcttcaaatgtcagtattcctcttgtcaagccgctcctgaacaacaaacaacgtcagaagcgtcttacctgggctaaagaaaaaagaactggtctgttgctcagtggtccaaagtcctcttttctgatgagagcaaattttgcatctcatttggaaaccaaggtcccagagtctggaggaagaatggagaggcacacaatccaagatgcttgaagtccagtgtgaagtttccacagtctgtgttggtttggggagccatgtcatcggctggtgttggtccactgtgctttattaagtccagagtcaacgcagccgtctaccgggacattttagagcacttcatgcttccttcagcagacaagctttatggagatgctgacttcattttccagcaggacttggcacctgcccacactgccaaaagtaccaaaacctggttcaatgaccatggtattactgtgcttgattggccagcaaactcgcctgacctgaaccccatagagaatctatggggcattgccaagagaaagatgagagaccaaacaatgcagaagagctgaaggccgctattgaagcatcttggtcttccataacacctcagcagtgccacaggctgatagcatccatgccatgccgcattgaggcagtaattaatgcaaaaggggcccaaaccaagtactgagtacatatgcatgattatacttttcagagggccgacatttcttattgatttcatgtaatattctaattttctgagattctgaatttggggttttcataagctgtaagccataatcatcaaaattatatcaaataaaggcttgaaatatcttactttgcttgtaatgagtctatataatatattagtttcaccttttaagttgaattactgaaattaatgaacttttgcacgatattcaaatttttcgagtttcacctgtattcttctaaaaatcttaatttgtgttctgctgaaagagAGTCATGAGATGGCATGGGCatggatggtgagtaaataataaagagaattttcattattttgtgaattatttcttttaagtagcacatggtgggtcacattgtcctccttttgaggtacaatgttccacattgatttagttcttgtatcttttaagcccagaaatagttgtgttctcattctaatgcatgatgcacaattttctgaagtttgtgactggtggaagtTTCTGCATaggtattgctctgcaaatgttaattttttctatctttataaaagctaagcataattataaataattttatcatctccaTTTTCCTAGTAAATTATTATagcaattaacacactctctacatcaggggtcagtattattaaaaaacgaagaatatttaaaaatattattattaaataagttttattctattacattaatacttttaaaactaCTTATGTTACttggccaaaagtagtgagtggttttctcgtttctttgttattgttgtttgattattagCCTTGATtaaaagtccaacattttgatgcaaatatgctttttgtgccactgtttaaattcactttagacataaacgactgcctttacattaatgcctcatcaaaacaggcattggtggaattataaagtatatttgatcatttaggaaCAAACCCACATtaaccacctgtcaatcaaacagtacaacgctacagacgtcaggaaataaaaagtcaatcttttatatttaatctagatcaaccaaccagtggtgctatTGCGatttgatgtaatgaacaccacTCTTGTAGATgtataacataggctaaatatagaaaactacaaaAAAATGTGATCGAGGACATCTacattttttcagataaacatcttgatcattttatcgcccagccctattgataatgttccattaatctctcacagcagcccaaaaatctcagtgatagattacaggctacgttatagacacacagaatctagtaagcagaaatatgaaatttacctcgatatgtttcttcaaattagaggcaggattaatgctgatatcagGCTTGAgtaagttaaactcacatgacacgatcaagcaattggcctttttcattgcgaaaagccctttcaggtgcagcTGTGATGTTCATCTGTAAACTGTGTTTGAGGCATCCATAACAgatggcgccagatctgcagctgctgttcaagttatttaggtgtgatttgatttgacgggagtcacgagacttaCTCTACACTCATTTCGTTACTTTATACCCCTGAGGATAGGTAAATCTGAAATGGTGACACTGATGATAACACAACAATAGATCATCATGTAAAAAAATTGGTAGCACTTTCAAGTAATGCCACAGCAGTCTGCATGATTGGTGGTAAAAGACAACACAGAAGAAATTAGTGGAACACTTGTAGATCTTTAGGGTCAGAATTTCTGTCTGTCCAAATGTAATAAGAACCGATTATGTTGTTGGCATAACTAATGAAATCAAAGCCAAATATACAATGTTCAAGGATATCATGTTCTCTTTTTACATATATTTGATGCCCTAAACCTCACAAACTGGAGTTTCTAATGTCTAGTTTTTCATCTAAAGTGCTCATATCCTTGTGCATTTCCCACACAACTTTGTTTCCCTGTAGACTGATAAAAAGCAGTGCAGCCAGCCAGTTAGAATGGAATGACTGGTGATGTCAGTCGCCTCTTaccattttaacaggggtgtagactacatttattgtttgaatttattaATGCTTTGAATGTATGTAATAATGAATCATGTTAATTAAGCTAGTGTTGATATTTGATTGTGAATCTGAGCATGCTGTGATGGACAGTGCTAATTGTTAGGCTATTCTAAGAGAAATGGTTACATTCTAACTTTCAGTCAGAGGAGAAAACTGTTGACATAAGTGAAATCTGTGTTATGTGATGTTTTCTACATTTAATATGTGATACAATGGAAATACTTCAATAATTCAGTTgctgattattttttattatttactatttcAGAAACCTTTCATAAGTCCACTACTTGATAAAAAATCATCAAAAACCTTAAACACCTGCATGCCTCAGTTCTCTAATAGGAACTCTATAGTAGCCAGTGTTTAATTCACCAGCATTTAAAAGCCCACAGCGAAAGgttttatagaaaatcatgcctaGATGTCTTTAAACCCCCAGTGAGCAGACTCCAGATGCTGTGGTGTCCATCCTTCTCTGGCATTACAATAAATATACTATGTCTATATAATTTGGTTATATAGTATGTGCATAGTAGTGTATATACAGGTCACATGTTCGATGGAGATATTAAAGCTAGCAATAGAAATGATTAGTTGTTTTTGTCTGGCTTATGTGGTTATATCACAATGAGGGACAGGATGAGGACAGTAGTGTGTTACtgagtgagaccttttagccaacttcatgctgctgaaaaagttatatttatgtgttgatttgattgaacaggcgTGGCAGTAAtaaggcctgggtgtgtctagttcAACTGAACCCTGTTATGAAtccagtttcatagatttggggaattagtaactaagggggcaaatactttcaACAGTTTTACATAATTTTTGAGAATATGCGATaagaatgtgatttattttttttagaatatgtgatataatttgaaagaaaacatATCAATTGAACTTTCAATGTAGTGTATATACtttttgcaatatactgtatatcagactGCCTAAGATCATGTCTAGCTATTAGTGTTCTCACTTGTCTTCTCTTCTTTGTAGTTTGGGTTCCTATGCTGCACTGCAGGGAGAGTTCTACTGCAAGCCTCACTTCCAGCAGCTCTTCAAGAGTAAAGGGAACTACGACGAGGGATTCGGTCGCAAGCAGCACAAGGAGCTCTGGTCCTCCAAGGATGCCGAGAGCATTACCAAGTCATCATAATTGTTagcaattttgtgttttgttttgttttcccccaCCAAATCTAACCTTTAccttttccacacacacacacacacacacacacacacacacacacacacacacacacacacacacacacacacacacacacacacacacacttctagcACACAACTGGCTTAGCCAGTGCTCTTCATGTGAAAACTACTCAATCACAAAAAACCTTTGATGTGGTTGATAACCTTCCCTTAaggtttttattttacatttgcttgtttatttttaattttctcaTTTTTATTCAGCTTTAGCATACATCATTTTATGTtcattatactgtatttttatatttctcaTTTGATGTCAAGTGCTGTGGAGTTCATCCACAGTGAAAGGTTAGTTGATAGTGACCAAAATCTTTTGAATCGCTCATAAGAGGGATGATTCTCTTATTGGTGTCATCATGATCCTGTTTGGCAGTACTAgtattggtttgtttttgttgttattttttcgtAAGATTGGTCTCAAGATGAAATGCTTGCATGAATATAAAGACTTAGATTAAACACTCAGGTACAAATTTCGGGGTATTGCATCAAAATTAATCATCAATCTTATGTCCGTAGTCGAcctaatgtttgtttttatgattAATATTTTCCCCACGCTTGTGTTGCAGCAATCATTACTGTTTTCAGACTACATGGCCTACCAGTGTTCCTTTCAATAGTAAGACTgtctttatattttgttttactttgttaGTGCAGGGTATTTTATCTGTGAATCTACAGGGTACGCTGTACTGTAAATAACTCACTAGAGTTTAATTCAGCCAATGCCTTTTTACTTACCTGCTCTTTCCACACATCACTTTATTTTGGCATAAGAATCAATGATGAAACATTTAGCATATCCTATAAGAATGTGATTTAAACCAATCAAATAATATTGTTGTCTTATTCATGGGGTTCCTTTTCAAATGAGGCATTTGAATGTCCAAATGCCCATTGCTGAAGATTaacatattttagtttttcaaattAACATTTACACTTGACTGAATTCTAAAACTGTGATATACTTTTACTCTCCCTTTTTCTGATACCCTATAGTGTTTTGAATGATGATCCTTTTTTGCCTAAAGTCACGTTGTTCTCTTAGCTAAAGTATCTGGCATTGATGTCATCTAGTGATAATATCTTTGCTCATCATATCTGGGTTCAGCATGCCTCTTTCTGAATCTCTGTTGTCTTATTTTAGTGTTTATCATATTTTTAGTTAATGCTCTTCAGCAGACTGCACATCTTAAATTTTAatacccccttttttttttattgttgcttAATGATTTATTGCAAAGGCATATGTACATAGGTACCACAAGGCAGAGTGAATGTACTGTGATGCACTGCACTGTACTTGCGCCTTGCTGCATGGGACCATGCTTGTACTATAAATTAAGATATTCACAGGGAACTAGGTCTCAGAGgaaattacatttatgatgcGTCACATACCCCCCCCCTTCCTGTCATCACATAGTTTTGGCCTTTTCCTGTGGGCTTCTCTATGACAGGGGATTTGTTGGGACTTTGTGAGTACATACTTAACAGTGTGGCTCCTAAGCATTGCTCAGGAAAATGGATGAGTCTCAATGATCCAGCTATGTAACCCCTAATGTTCATTGTTAAAAGCTGTTGTTCAATTGAGCTTTATGTTCACTAAATTGCAGATCAGTTTCATACTCTTAAATAGGCAAATAGTCAGTTGTTGGGGTTTGTCATGCTCATCTATGAAAGCTAGTAAGCAGAAAGGAGAGGGGGGTGCGGTAGGTCTACATTCAAATGAACACTTCCATCACAGGTTTGATATGCACATTTACATGTTGACGTGAAACTGTGATTGAGTCTTGTGATTTGTCACTGCGGCCGTTTTATAAGCTGTGACCTCTCCAGTGGTTCATGCATTTGTGTAAAAATGCAGTTTCTTGAAATTAATGAGATGCCTGTTTTTTTTAATCCTATTGctttttgtgttttgtagtgGAAAAAATGGTAAAGCCAGGTGTTTTCCTGCCTTATATGTTAAATGCCAGAAGCAAGTGGTCTGTATAGATAATTAGTTTTGGTAGTTTTGGCCTTTTCCTGTGGGCTTCTCTATGACAGGGGATTTGTTGGGACTTTGTGAGTACATACTTAACAGTGTGGCTCCTAAGCATTGCTCAGGAAAATGGATGAGTCTCAATGATCCAGCTATGTAACCCCTAATGTTCATTGTTAAAAGCTGTTGTTCAATTGAGCTTTATGTTCACTAAATTGCAGATCAGTTTCATACTCTTAAATAGGCAAATAGTCAGTTGTTGGGGTTTGTCATGTTCATCTATGAAAGCTAGTAAGCAGAAAGGAGAGGGGGGTGCGGTAGGTCTACATTCAAATGAACACTTCCATCACAGGTTTGATATGCACATTTACATGTTGACGTGAAACTGTGATTGAGTCTTGTGATTTGTCACTGTGGCCGTTTTATAAGCTGTGACCTCTCCAGTGGTTCATGTATTTGTGTAAAAATGCAGTTTCTTGAAATTAATGAGatgcctgtttttttttaatcctattgctttttgtgttttgtagtgGAAAAAATGGTAAAGCCAGGTGTTTTCCTGCCTTATATGTTAAATGCCAGAAGCAAGTGGTCTGTATAGATAATTAGTTTTGGTGGCATGTGTATTTTCAGTGTCCCGTCTGCCTTCCAGTGCAATGGCCTTTTTGTCTGTATGTTTGAGGAGATGCTATACATTTAGACTTGCAAAGCCATTGAGAATCATccaaatgttttcaaacaacttAAATGCCACAAAAGTCCCTTTGTGTATATATTATAAGATCATTTATCAAAAGATCTTGGCATAAACAggaataatattttcatattaagCCTTAgactttttgtttaatttttgttcCAAATCCTGTATAAGAACACAATTTAATTTTCTACAAGAGGTTCTCTCTCTTCAAAGTCTGCAACTCTTCAAAATGTCATAATAAACTCTTCTCACCCTCTCAATACTTTCAAGCAGTTGCACAAGTAAATTATTTGGTCTTGTTTACATTGTTTACTTTTCTGTTCCATATGTGCTTTTATTTTAGGAACCACAATTTTCCTCCGACACGCAGCACTGTGTTTACACCAGTTTTTAGATGTGTTTGCACGCAGTACGCCAAGGTACAAATTACACAATAAACTGCTAATGCTCAGTCTTTTATAATCTATAGAACAAACGAGAAAAGAGGGGCTTGAAGTTACTGAAACTAAGCGTGACTGTGTCTTTATATGGATATTTAAGGTCCACGTGGGTTGAGTGAGCAAAGATGAATATACTCAAAGTTTGTACTCTATGCTGTATACAAAACTTGATCAGCAAGGAGGCCTTAAGGCAGGAGGAGGTCTTGGCTCTTGTCTCTTTATCCCCCATCAGGTTTTAttggtaacactacaataaggttatattcattaacattatctaatgcattaggtatcatgaacaaacaataaacaatatatattttttacagcatttataaatatttggtaatgttaatacaaatacaatataaattGTTAGTTCACTGTGCATGAACTAATAGTAACAAATACCATTTTTGAATTTAACAGTGTATtactattttaaatgtaacatttacagtttattcattttggttaaagtattgttcattgttagttcatgttaactaatgttaacagaaGGAACCTCATTATGAAGTGTTACTGgtttatttttgtctttgtaCTTTAGCCCTCCAGTTTAACTGCTACAAGAATctataataaaatgcaatgtcTCCTTTCATTTCCCCAGTCTTGTCTGCTCCTTTTCTCcccttgtttattattatttttatgagctTTTGGAGTAAAATAATAAATGGTATGCTGGTGTTTCTGTCTTTTTGAGTGTTTTCTTTTACCATAAAGTTGGTACTTTGAGTTTGAACTGTAAAAATCAAAAGATATTTGAGGCACCTTGGCATCCCTCAGATGGCTGAACCAACTGGAGATTCTTCAGACACCCTTTCAGTTCTGTGAAACCTACTCCTAGTTCCTGCAAGAACTCTAGGCTGTCGACTGTCCTTCAGTAACTCCATCTTCAGTAACtccattggtaacactttaaattaaactttagttaacatgaactaacaatgaacaatacttgttAAAcctttattaattttagttaatggaattcttttttttttttccaatttatttgaaaaacaaagaCACTAACCACACGTGAAGTTTAACTTGATCTTGAAGAAGCTTGACTTGCATTACTTTATGATAATGTATTGTCCTTTCAATAATATATTCAATAGTCCTAGTTACACATACTATTGCATCactgatgttgatttaattttaaggaaaagagttaataatttattttttcaggttacatttttttttattgattcacatattaaacacagaaaaaacaaaacgtATATTACAATAAGAACAGAATTAACAAtcaacccccactattacccctccaaATCTCCCACCCTGGACCCCCAACAACATTCCAGTGGTCATACATGATtttagacaaacacacacaaaataataaaaataatccaacATATTGACATCTACACCTCTCTCCACGAGAGCcctcctaaagtggcagatatccgccccatttccccacataaatgacccttcttcaaaaggtgtcaccctccccatctccgagcaccactcctgaaattagGGTGCTCCAGCTGACCTCCATCGCTTT is from Xyrauchen texanus isolate HMW12.3.18 chromosome 8, RBS_HiC_50CHRs, whole genome shotgun sequence and encodes:
- the LOC127647561 gene encoding LIM domain-containing protein 2-like, with the protein product MDNMNTSDDKPVQRSKSFSLKTEKETCASCEKTVYPMERLVANNLIFHTACFCCKHCNAKLSLGSYAALQGEFYCKPHFQQLFKSKGNYDEGFGRKQHKELWSSKDAESITKSS